A stretch of DNA from Nocardioides sp. Arc9.136:
CCCTCTCCGCAGCCGTCCCCCCCGCCCTCGCCGCAGCCGAACCACCCGACGCCCTCTCCCACGCCGAGCCCGACCCCGCAGCCGGAGCCCGAGCCGAAGCCGGACCCCTGCGCCGCCGCCCTCGACCGCGACTGGACCTGCCTGGTCGACACCGAGGCAGCGCCGGAGGACCCCGCGGTCGTCGAGGACGAGGAGGCGCTCCTCGAGCTGGTCCCCGAGAAGGCCGACGGCACCGCCTACGAGCTCACCCTCGACCTCGGTGACAAGGCGGAGACCTTCGTGGTCGTCGGCACCGCCGACCTCACCCGTGACCTGCTGGTCGAGTACCTCGCCGAGGTGCGCGAGTCGTACGCCGACGCCGTCCTCGTCGCCGTGGTCGACCCGTCGGTCCCGCTCGACGACCCCACCGCCCCGTAGCGGGCGGGCGGCCGCATGGCGGCCGGGGAGATCGCACGCGAACTCGTGCCCGGGTCCGCGGCTTCCGGCCGAGTGTGGGGAACGCCCGGCTGGCTCCCCGTACTCACCGTTCCCCGTTCGCCCTCGTACCGCCCTCGGGTGCCGGGGTCAGCACCTCCGCCAGCAGCGGTGCCAGGCTCTCCGACATGCGCCGTGTCAGGTGACCAGCTGCGAGCACGGGCGTGTCCCCGATGAAGGCCGGGCACCGGCCGTCCTCGTCGCAGAACCAGTCCTCTGTGCCGACGTAGCTGGCGCCGAAGGCGGTGGCCGCGGCGAGCTCGCCCTCCGTGTGGTCGTCCCAGGCATCTTCCGCCTCGGTGGTGCACCGCTCAGGTCCTGCGATCCGCGAGACGCAGGTCAGCAGGTCGCCCGTGGTGGGTGGCGGGCCGAGGACCACGACTCGATCCGCGTATGGCCTCAAGGCCTGCAAGGTCGCTTCGAGCCCGTCCTGCGCCACTCGGACCGGGTCGTCGGGCACGTCCCGACGTTCGGTGTTGCGGACCTGGTACTGGGCGCTCGTCAAGATGACGAGGTCGGGTCTGGTGCGGCGGACGTACTGCTCGGCGCGGGTGTGCTGAGCGGCGCAATTGGGGTTCGGGCGGTTCTCGGCGGTCACGTAGCCGTTGCGCAGGGTCCAGGTCGGACACTGCTGCGCGGTCATCTGCTGGAGCCCCCAGCCTTCGGACACGAGGGCGTCGCGGATGCCGGGCATCCAGGCCATGGCGAAGGAGTCACCGATCAGGACGGCCTCTCGCCGTGCCGCCGCCGCGCCGAAGTGGCAGTCGTCGAAGTTGGCGTCGGTGACGTCGACGCACACGTTGGCCGATTCGAGCTCGTCGCTCCACCTCGGGAAGGTGAGATCTGCCAAGGGCGGGTCGAAAGCCGGGAAGTCGGCGCTGGCCACGGCCCGCGCGACCGCCAAGGCCTGGGCCTGTTCGGCCTCCGTCCTCGTGTCGACAGCCGGCGCAGGGTCTTCGACTGTCGCAGTCGGGGTGGCGCCCGAGGGTTCGGCCGAGGGCCGCAGGGTCGCCACCGCCGAGAGGGCGAGCACAGCGGACACGAACACGGTCAGCCACCCGTACCTGACGGTGGTCCAGTTCGTGCGCCGCCCGGCTCGGCGTTGACGCCTGCGTTCGGGCCTCGTCATCAGCCAGCGCGCTTCGCGAAGCGGTCGCTCGACCAGGTAGTAGCAGACACCGGAGGCCAGAGCGGTGCCGGCGATCGCGGCGACGAAGTAGGCAGCCGCCCCGTCGGCGAAGAAGGGCACCAGCATGATGTTGACGGGCAGGTGGCAGAGGTAGATCGAGTACGACAGGTCGCCGAGGTAGATCATCAGGCGGTTGTCGAGCAGGGGGATGTAGCTGGTGTCTCGGTCCAGGCCCCCGACGATGATCGCGCCGGTCAGGAGCGAGGGGAACAGCCCGTAGGGCGCCGGGAACGGCACGCCGTAGGGCAGGAAGTAGAGCGTGACCAGCAGGCCCAGCGTGCCGCCCCAGCTGAGGGCGACCGCCGACGGTCGCGGCAACCGTGCTAGGTGGGGCGCGAAGACGGCCAGCAGGCCGCCGATGCCGAACTCCCAGGCCCGGTCCAGGGTGGAGAAGTAGGCCGCGGTCGGCGCGTTCACGGAGTGCCACAAGGAGTAGGCGAAGGCTGCGGCAGTCACTGCGCCGATGCCCAGTCCGAGCACCGCGGTCGTCCCGAGCCGCTTGCCCCGCACGGCTGCCAGGAGGAGCAACAGGATCACGATCGGCCAGACGGCGTAGAACTGCTCCTCGATCGACAACGACCAGTAGTGGACCAGTGGTGAGCCGGTCCGGTCGTCCTGGAAGTAGTCGGTCCCGTTCCGGGCGAAGTGCCAGTTCACGACGAGGAGCAGCGCCCACATGCCGTCCTCTGCGACCTGGTCGCCTCGGGCCGAGGAGTAGATCAGGTAGGTCGCGCCGACGGTGGCGAGCACGACGGTGACGGCCGCGGGCATGAGGCGCCGGACGCGACTCAGGGCGAACACCAGCAGGAACCGGGGGCCGTACTTGCCGAGAGCCTTGACGAGGATGGCGGTGATCAGGAAGCCGGACAGGACGAAGAACATGTCGAGCATGGCGTAGACCCCAGGCGGCCAGCGCCACAGGTGTCCGACGACGACGAGGATGATCCCCAAGCCTCGGACACCCTGGAGGTCCCGGCGCAGATCGAGTGTGCGACCGGTCTGCTGCTGATCCAGTCGACGGCTCGCTCGCCGTGCTTCGCCCCCGCGCACGCGGCAACGGTATGGCTTTGCGAGGTTGCGCGGGCCCCTACCGGAAAGAGAGTCGCCGGCCTCCCGGCCACGCTGAATCCCGAGTTCGGCCGAACTAGGACCTTGACCCTTCGCCGCGGCCGCGGCCCTTCAGCTCTCACTGGGAGCCAGTGAGATCGAGATACCGGCCGACGGGTTCGTTGCTCCCGCAGCGGTTGTCCTCTCGGCGATGTTCGTCGTCGGCATCGCGGCGGAGCGGATTCGCCCACTCCCATCGCGCTCGACCGGTAGTCCGACGTGTCGTGCAACCCGTCCGTCGTACACACCTCGTCTTGCTTCCCGGCTCCGTGCTTCCCGGCGCGGCAGCGCTCCTCGCGGATCCTCCCGACCGTTTCAGACCGACACCGACTGTTCACACCGCCTCGGACTACGTCACTCCCGGCTGCTGCTAGCTGGTTGGACGATCGGGCGCGCGACCGAGTGGCGCACCGAACAGGCGCACAGCCGTGCACACGCGCCAGGGATCGCTGTTGGATAGCCTGCGCGCTGTGACTCGTGCTGGGGTGGTCTTCTGGGGCATCGCTGCCCCGGTCGCTCTCGCACTCGGTGCAGGCCTCGTCATCCTGTTCGAGTCGGACGCAGTCCGGTCGTGGTCCCTGCCCGGACCCGCGTGGGGCTCGCTGCTCGCCATTGTGCTCGCATTGGCGGTCTTGCTTCGAATTGGCCTCCGCGTGCGTGGCGTCCTCGGCGCGCTGTTCGTGGTCCTCTCCGCCTACCTAGCACTGGGTTACGTCGCCCGCCCGCTCGTCCTGTTGTGGGTCGAGCCCGCGGTCGGGAAGAACGACCCCCTAGCCGACGTTCGGCTGGCTCGGGCGGGCTACGCAGAGGCGCTCGGGGCGATCCTGCCCATCGTCGCGACGGGGATCGTCACCTTCGTGATCACTGCCTGGCTCTTCTGCCGCCATCGGATCGGACAGGAGCGAGCCAGCTCCAGAGGCACGGTACGGGCCGGTCATGCGTTCGTGCTGTACGGCCTTGGGTGGGCGTTCCGCATCGTTCAACAGACGGTCGGTGCGACCACTCTGCTGGAGACGGGTGCCGTGATCGCATCCGTCGCCGCAGGCGTGTACCTCCTGTACGGCCCGCGACTGCGAACCGTGCCCGTGATCGGCCTCGTCGTCGGTGAGCTCGCCTGGTCCGCTTGGGACGCCAGCAAGACGCCGATCCTCGCTCTGCTGCTGTGGCTACTCATCCGGCTCTTCGCTGACGGTCGGCGGCTGAACCTGCGCATCGTCCTGGGCGGTGCGTTGGCGGGGCTCGCCGCGTTCCAAGCCATCACGTTGGTGAAGGTCCGGGTCGGCACGCTCTCGGGCACCGACATGGTCCGCGAGAGGTACCCGGAGGCAGTTCAACCCTTCTTCGCGATCCTCGCCCGCTTCGACGCCCTGCAGTCCAGCACGGATTCCTACTACGCGGGCCCTGGCTCGTGGCTTGCGCCGGGCGAGGCAGTCACGCAGGCGCTTCGGTCCCTGCTGCCGCGGCAGGTGCTCGGCGACAAGGCCGCGCTGGCGGGGGACGCGTGGGGTCGCGAGGTGCGGACCCTGTCCCTCCCGGGAGACCCGGGCGCCTCCCTCGCTCAGGGCCCGACCGCAGAAGGGTGGGTGCTGGGCGGTTACACCGGAGTGCTCGTAGAG
This window harbors:
- a CDS encoding acyltransferase family protein; this encodes MRGGEARRASRRLDQQQTGRTLDLRRDLQGVRGLGIILVVVGHLWRWPPGVYAMLDMFFVLSGFLITAILVKALGKYGPRFLLVFALSRVRRLMPAAVTVVLATVGATYLIYSSARGDQVAEDGMWALLLVVNWHFARNGTDYFQDDRTGSPLVHYWSLSIEEQFYAVWPIVILLLLLAAVRGKRLGTTAVLGLGIGAVTAAAFAYSLWHSVNAPTAAYFSTLDRAWEFGIGGLLAVFAPHLARLPRPSAVALSWGGTLGLLVTLYFLPYGVPFPAPYGLFPSLLTGAIIVGGLDRDTSYIPLLDNRLMIYLGDLSYSIYLCHLPVNIMLVPFFADGAAAYFVAAIAGTALASGVCYYLVERPLREARWLMTRPERRRQRRAGRRTNWTTVRYGWLTVFVSAVLALSAVATLRPSAEPSGATPTATVEDPAPAVDTRTEAEQAQALAVARAVASADFPAFDPPLADLTFPRWSDELESANVCVDVTDANFDDCHFGAAAARREAVLIGDSFAMAWMPGIRDALVSEGWGLQQMTAQQCPTWTLRNGYVTAENRPNPNCAAQHTRAEQYVRRTRPDLVILTSAQYQVRNTERRDVPDDPVRVAQDGLEATLQALRPYADRVVVLGPPPTTGDLLTCVSRIAGPERCTTEAEDAWDDHTEGELAAATAFGASYVGTEDWFCDEDGRCPAFIGDTPVLAAGHLTRRMSESLAPLLAEVLTPAPEGGTRANGER